One stretch of Corynebacterium callunae DSM 20147 DNA includes these proteins:
- the cobT gene encoding nicotinate-nucleotide--dimethylbenzimidazole phosphoribosyltransferase, with protein MVPAELFARVDFPDHKVLVAAQEFHGTLSKPAGSLGVLEKLGAFISACQGQVPPHALERARVVVFAGDHGVATKGVSAFSPSHTVQIAENIAAGGSAINVIARQSNAGVRLVDVSLDHDAWGDERVSRSCGSIDVEDAMTEEQLLRAIEIGKRIADQEIDSGADILIPGDIGIGNTTTAAALVGTFTLAEPVVVVGRGTGIDDEAWKIKVSAIRDAMFRVRELRQDPLAIAQKIASPDLVALAAFIAQAAVRRTPVLLDGVTVTAAALLANKFAPGARRWFIAGHRSPEPAHAIALDALALDPILDLGINLGEAAGGAAALPILKMAVDLMIDMSPAPAAAETADLEDSEATEAAEI; from the coding sequence ATGGTTCCAGCTGAGCTTTTTGCGCGCGTAGATTTTCCCGATCATAAGGTTTTGGTCGCGGCACAAGAATTCCACGGCACTTTAAGCAAGCCGGCGGGATCTTTAGGCGTACTGGAGAAGCTGGGCGCATTTATTAGTGCTTGCCAGGGACAGGTTCCTCCGCATGCATTAGAGCGTGCGCGCGTGGTGGTTTTTGCTGGTGACCATGGCGTTGCCACTAAGGGCGTCTCTGCTTTTTCGCCTTCTCACACTGTGCAAATTGCGGAAAATATTGCAGCTGGTGGCTCTGCCATTAACGTCATTGCGCGCCAGTCAAACGCCGGTGTGCGCCTAGTAGATGTGTCATTGGACCATGACGCTTGGGGCGATGAGCGCGTTTCTCGTTCCTGTGGCTCCATCGATGTTGAAGATGCTATGACCGAGGAGCAATTGCTGCGTGCCATTGAAATTGGCAAGCGCATTGCTGATCAAGAAATTGATTCCGGTGCCGATATTTTAATCCCCGGTGATATCGGAATTGGCAATACCACCACCGCTGCTGCCCTCGTAGGTACTTTCACCCTGGCAGAGCCAGTTGTGGTGGTTGGTCGTGGCACCGGCATTGATGATGAGGCCTGGAAAATTAAGGTATCCGCGATTCGTGATGCCATGTTCCGCGTGCGCGAGCTACGCCAGGATCCGCTGGCCATTGCACAAAAAATCGCCTCCCCAGACCTGGTCGCCCTGGCTGCTTTTATTGCCCAGGCCGCCGTACGCCGCACCCCAGTGCTTCTCGACGGGGTGACTGTGACCGCCGCTGCTTTGTTAGCAAATAAATTTGCGCCAGGTGCTCGCCGTTGGTTTATTGCAGGCCATCGATCCCCTGAACCTGCTCATGCCATTGCACTTGATGCGCTAGCACTAGATCCCATCTTGGATCTCGGCATCAACTTGGGTGAGGCAGCTGGCGGTGCAGCTGCCCTGCCCATTCTCAAAATGGCCGTTGACCTCATGATTGATATGTCCCCTGCCCCTGCAGCTGCTGAGACTGCTGACCTTGAGGACTCTGAGGCAACTGAAGCCGCTGAGATTTAA
- a CDS encoding SDR family NAD(P)-dependent oxidoreductase, with amino-acid sequence MGENTQKAALVTGASSGIGAASARALAADGWHVYVAARRLDRLEKLAAEIGGTAIQLDVTDQDSVDAAAAAVGDLDLLVNNAGGAKGLDSIRNANLEDWQWMYDTNVLGTLRVTRAFMDRLIARDGQIINVGSVAGENPYVGGAGYNAAKFGVAAFNRVLRLETHTQPLRVTEIAPGRVATEEFSLVRFGGDKDKADAVYEDVLNLSAEDIAESVRWIANLPKHMNVDKIRITPRDQV; translated from the coding sequence ATGGGTGAGAACACACAAAAGGCTGCATTGGTTACTGGCGCATCAAGTGGTATCGGTGCTGCAAGCGCCCGCGCCCTAGCTGCAGATGGTTGGCATGTTTACGTGGCCGCTCGTCGCCTGGACCGACTGGAAAAGCTGGCAGCAGAAATCGGTGGCACTGCAATTCAACTTGACGTAACTGATCAAGATTCTGTTGACGCTGCTGCAGCTGCCGTGGGTGATTTGGACTTGCTGGTCAACAATGCAGGTGGCGCTAAAGGCCTCGATAGCATTCGCAATGCCAACCTTGAGGATTGGCAGTGGATGTATGACACCAACGTGCTAGGAACTTTGAGGGTTACCCGCGCATTTATGGATCGTCTTATCGCCCGTGATGGACAGATCATCAACGTGGGCTCAGTTGCTGGTGAAAACCCCTATGTAGGTGGTGCTGGATATAACGCAGCAAAATTTGGCGTGGCAGCTTTTAACCGCGTGTTGCGTTTGGAAACCCACACTCAGCCTTTGCGCGTGACCGAAATTGCGCCTGGCCGTGTTGCTACCGAAGAATTTTCCTTGGTGCGTTTTGGTGGAGATAAAGATAAGGCAGACGCCGTCTATGAGGATGTATTGAACCTCAGCGCGGAAGATATTGCTGAGTCAGTGCGGTGGATTGCGAATTTGCCCAAGCATATGAATGTGGACAAGATTCGCATCACCCCACGCGATCAGGTTTAA
- a CDS encoding HesB/IscA family protein, whose translation MTAPSTNTGVILTEAAASKAKALIDQEGRDDLALRIAVQPGGCSGLRYQLYFDDRTLDGDKEDNIGGIRLVVDKMSTPYLLGAQIDFADTIEQQGFTIDNPNAGSSCACGDSFN comes from the coding sequence ATGACCGCTCCATCAACCAACACCGGCGTTATCCTGACCGAGGCGGCCGCATCCAAGGCTAAAGCTCTCATTGACCAAGAAGGTCGCGATGATCTAGCACTGCGTATCGCCGTTCAGCCAGGTGGCTGCTCTGGCCTGCGTTACCAGCTCTACTTTGATGACCGCACCCTGGACGGCGACAAGGAAGACAACATTGGCGGTATCCGTCTTGTTGTAGACAAGATGAGCACCCCTTACCTGCTTGGCGCTCAGATCGATTTTGCTGACACCATTGAGCAGCAGGGCTTCACCATCGACAACCCTAACGCAGGCAGCTCCTGCGCTTGTGGCGACTCCTTCAACTAA
- a CDS encoding DUF3043 domain-containing protein, translated as MKLPWDKNKSTEGAESAANGAQSSTPSSTTAQSSEPAQPLPKGYTPPKGRPTPKRREVELERGIVGRQSLAPTETYGQQRQKRKELKASMSKEEYKAYKQKERDARLKRQREAQAAMDRGEEAYLMDRDKGEVKRFARDWVDARRFVSNFVMPVAIALLIIMLIGNFYPEFAATASIFAMLLMAVFFAEGIATGFRVNKAARAKFPETTETGFGLGYYAYSRSVQPRKWRTPRARVEVGAEV; from the coding sequence GTGAAACTTCCGTGGGATAAAAATAAGTCAACCGAAGGAGCAGAAAGCGCAGCTAATGGCGCGCAAAGCTCCACTCCTAGCTCAACCACTGCGCAAAGCTCAGAGCCTGCTCAGCCTTTACCAAAGGGTTATACCCCTCCAAAGGGTCGCCCAACTCCCAAGCGCCGTGAAGTTGAGCTGGAGCGTGGCATCGTTGGCCGCCAGTCTCTTGCTCCTACTGAAACTTATGGACAGCAGCGTCAAAAGCGCAAGGAGCTTAAGGCTTCTATGTCTAAGGAAGAGTACAAGGCTTATAAGCAAAAAGAGCGCGATGCTCGCCTCAAGCGCCAGCGTGAAGCACAGGCTGCGATGGATCGTGGCGAAGAAGCTTATTTGATGGATCGCGATAAGGGCGAGGTTAAGCGATTTGCCCGCGATTGGGTAGATGCCCGCCGTTTTGTCTCCAACTTCGTGATGCCAGTTGCCATTGCACTGTTGATCATCATGCTTATTGGTAACTTCTATCCAGAGTTTGCAGCCACTGCATCTATCTTTGCAATGTTGTTGATGGCAGTGTTCTTTGCGGAGGGTATCGCCACCGGTTTCCGCGTAAACAAGGCTGCTCGTGCGAAGTTCCCAGAGACCACCGAAACTGGCTTTGGCCTGGGCTATTACGCCTATTCCCGCTCCGTGCAGCCACGTAAGTGGCGCACTCCTCGCGCCCGCGTTGAGGTCGGCGCAGAGGTCTAG
- the asnB gene encoding asparagine synthase (glutamine-hydrolyzing) — translation MCGLLGILTANGNAEDFVPALKRALPCMRHRGPDDAGTWHDVDAAFGFNRLSIIDIAHSHQPLRWGPADEPDRYAMTFNGEIYNYVELRQELIELGYSFNTSGDGEPIVVGFHHWGESVVEHLRGMFGIAIWDTKEKTLFLARDQFGIKPLFFATTEQGTVFSSEKKTILEMAAEMNLDLSLDKRAIEHYVDLQYVPEPESLHANISRLESGCTATVKPGGNLVQKRFFKPRFPVQPVVKGKEQDLFDRIARVLEDSVEKHMRADVTVGSFLSGGIDSTAIAALAKRHNPNLLTFTTGFEREGYSEVDVAAESAAAIGAEHIVKIVSPEEYANAIPKIMWYLDDPVADPSLVPLYFVAAEARKHVKVVLSGEGADELFGGYTIYKEPLSLAPFEKIPSPLRRGLGQLSKVLPDGMKGKSLLERGSMTMEERYYGNARSFNFEQMQRVIPWAKPEWDHREVTAPIYAQSRGFDPVARMQHLDLFTWMRGDILVKADKINMANSLELRVPFLDKEVFKVAETIPYDLKIANGTTKYALRKALEQIVPPHVLHRKKLGFPVPMRHWLAGDELFGWAQDTIQDSQTDEIFNKKAVMEMLNEHRAGTSDHSRRLWTVLAFMVWHGIFVENRIDPQIENREYPVEL, via the coding sequence ATGTGCGGCCTGCTCGGCATTTTGACTGCTAACGGAAATGCAGAAGACTTTGTTCCTGCTCTCAAGCGGGCCCTTCCGTGCATGCGTCACCGCGGCCCTGATGATGCAGGTACCTGGCACGATGTGGATGCTGCTTTCGGCTTTAACCGACTATCTATTATTGACATCGCACATTCCCATCAGCCTTTGCGTTGGGGTCCAGCAGATGAGCCTGATCGTTATGCCATGACCTTTAATGGCGAGATCTACAACTATGTTGAGCTTCGCCAAGAGCTAATTGAACTTGGTTATTCCTTTAATACTTCCGGCGATGGCGAGCCAATTGTGGTGGGCTTCCACCACTGGGGCGAGTCTGTTGTTGAGCACCTTCGCGGTATGTTTGGCATTGCTATTTGGGATACCAAGGAAAAGACTCTCTTCCTGGCTCGTGATCAATTTGGCATCAAGCCACTGTTCTTTGCCACCACCGAGCAGGGCACGGTATTTTCCTCAGAGAAGAAGACCATCCTAGAGATGGCTGCTGAGATGAATCTAGATCTCAGCCTTGATAAGCGCGCAATTGAGCACTATGTAGATTTGCAGTACGTGCCAGAACCTGAGTCACTGCACGCTAATATTAGTCGTTTGGAATCCGGTTGTACCGCCACTGTAAAGCCAGGTGGAAATCTGGTTCAAAAGCGCTTCTTCAAACCACGCTTCCCAGTCCAGCCTGTAGTCAAGGGCAAGGAGCAAGATCTCTTTGATCGTATTGCTAGAGTGCTCGAGGATTCCGTCGAAAAGCACATGCGCGCTGACGTGACTGTCGGCTCGTTCCTGTCTGGCGGCATCGACTCAACAGCTATCGCGGCGCTTGCAAAGCGCCATAACCCAAATCTTTTGACCTTCACCACTGGTTTTGAGCGTGAGGGCTACTCCGAGGTTGATGTGGCTGCAGAATCTGCCGCTGCGATTGGTGCGGAGCACATCGTTAAGATTGTTTCCCCTGAGGAATATGCCAATGCCATTCCAAAGATCATGTGGTACTTGGATGATCCAGTAGCCGATCCTTCTTTGGTTCCTTTGTACTTTGTGGCAGCCGAGGCACGTAAGCACGTGAAGGTTGTGCTGTCCGGCGAGGGTGCAGATGAGCTCTTCGGCGGTTACACCATTTATAAGGAGCCTTTGTCCTTGGCACCTTTTGAAAAGATCCCTTCCCCACTGCGTCGTGGTTTGGGCCAGCTCAGCAAGGTTTTACCAGATGGTATGAAGGGTAAGTCCCTGCTAGAGCGCGGTTCTATGACCATGGAAGAGCGTTATTATGGCAATGCTCGCTCCTTTAACTTTGAGCAGATGCAGCGCGTTATTCCTTGGGCCAAGCCGGAATGGGATCACCGCGAAGTCACTGCTCCGATTTATGCACAGTCTCGCGGATTTGATCCAGTGGCTCGTATGCAGCACCTCGATCTATTCACCTGGATGCGTGGCGATATCTTGGTCAAGGCTGACAAGATTAATATGGCTAATTCCCTTGAGCTGCGTGTTCCATTCTTGGATAAGGAAGTTTTCAAGGTTGCAGAGACCATTCCTTATGATCTCAAGATTGCCAATGGAACTACCAAGTATGCGCTGCGCAAGGCTCTAGAGCAGATCGTTCCACCTCACGTTTTGCACCGCAAGAAGTTGGGCTTCCCTGTTCCAATGCGCCACTGGTTGGCAGGCGATGAGCTCTTTGGTTGGGCACAAGATACCATTCAGGACTCTCAAACTGATGAGATCTTTAATAAGAAGGCTGTTATGGAGATGCTCAACGAGCACCGCGCCGGCACCTCGGATCATTCTCGTCGTCTGTGGACCGTACTTGCCTTCATGGTGTGGCACGGCATTTTTGTGGAAAACCGCATCGATCCACAGATTGAAAACCGCGAATACCCAGTCGAGCTCTAA